TAAAGCCCTTGCATGGATGCTCCACTCAAGTTCCAAATATTCAATATGCTCTTTGCAATCTAGGCTGGCATTAACTGCCTCTTGCTGATGTTCAACATTCTCGAGAGATCTAATTTTTAACTGTCCACTAATATTTTTCACCTCCTTCAGCTCACCTAGTCTGTATCCACTCTCCTTCCTGACATCGAACTCCCCGTGGCCATGGAGAAGAGTTTGTCCTCCGAAACCAGATATCGTGGCGCCGCCAACATTGAGAAGGAAAGCTTTTCTTAATTTGAGCAGGTTCCTCTTCATGTTTGCAGGAAGGTTGGCGCATTCACTTTCCCGGCAGGAGTGCCCTCTTGTGACCAAGACCTCCAGGTGGTAGAGCCGAATCAATGATGTTTGCCACGGCCTCTGAGGAACCCGAAAAGCGAAATAACGCAGATGTTTAAGAACTTCCACTGATGTCGGCAACCTATCCAGGCAACAACCGCTCAAGTCCAGCACACGGATGCTTTTGGACTTCTTGAATACATCATCTGGAAGGGATAATTTTAAGCAAGACCATGTCTTCTTCCAAACAATCAAGGTGCGCAAATTTCTCAACTCTGTTTTCTTCATGCTGCCTAACAAATTTGCTGATATTGATAGATGACGAATGTTTGGTGGGATCTCCTTTTGTTTATCATTTTCCACCCTGACATACTCATCCTTCGAGACATTCCGAGCCAAGTCATTGATCAAATCATGCATGACATACTCTGTTGGGAGGTCCAACAATGACCGCTCAAAGAATGATCTTTGCACAAGTTCATTGAAGTAGCCCTTTGCCACATCCTCAATATTTGTATCAGTGTCATATGAATCCTCCCTCTGCACAAAACCCTGCGCAATCCACATTTCAGTGAGTCTTTGAGGTTCAAAACGCCAGTCCTTCGGGAAAAGGCTGCAGAAGCTAAAGCATAGCTTCAATTGGACAGGTAAGTGCTGGTAACTCAACCTGAGAACCTTCATAACATCATCAGATATATCACTCTCCAGAACTTTCTTCCAGTGGCTGACATCCAAATCAGCATTCAATAGGCGACCGATTATCTTTGCTGCTAGAGGCAAACCATTCAATCTGCGACAAATTTGTATTCCTACTTCCCTGAGTTCTGGAAATTGTCCTGGGTATTTCTCACCAAATGCATGGTTTCTGAATAGCAACCAGTAATCATCTCTGTCCAATCCTCCCAAACGTAAAGGGGGTGTCCTAGCATGTAGGATACTGCAAGCTTTGTCAGCTCGAGTTGTCACCAAAATCTTCGACCCTTCCAGTCCAGTATTCAAAGAAGACAACACTTTGCTCCATAGTAATTCATTCTCCCATTTTGTTCTGTCCTCGTCATACCAAACATCGTCTAGTATGAGGAGAAATTTCTTTCCAGCTATCTTTTCACGAAGAGCATTCTGCAATTCATCAAATTCAGCAACAGTGTGATAATTTGCATCAGTTAAAGACTCCAAAATATCCCTTGTTAATCTAATCTCATCATAAGTATCAGATACAGAAACCCACATCCTGAGACCGAAGTTCATGCGTATTTGTTCATCTTCAAATGCCAACCGTGCAAGGCTAGTCTTCCCAACCCCACCAACACCTACAACGGATATAATATCAATGCTTGAGTCACCGGGTACAGGTGCATTACTGGGTCGGGGTGCATCACTGTCGCTTATCTCAAACAACATATCTCTCAGCTTATGAAGCTCATCTCTTCGACCATATATATGGTGATTTTCCTTCAAAGGGGAAGTTACACGCAGCCGTGTTACTGGCAATAACTTTGCAGTAGCATTGTCAAAATTAACTACCTTCAATAAGGTATCTGCCGTTGTCTTGACCACGCCCAATTTCTCCAAAATATCTGCTAGCTTCCCCCGGAATTCGTCGGCACCGATCAAACGTTTACCCAAGTAAATACAGGTTGAGGTCACACGACTCACCGCAGACTGGCTATCAACCTTGGACTTGAGGACCATGTACTGGAAGCCGTCCAGCACATCGACAGCGCCGTAAATGGCGTCTTTAAGTATGCTTAGCAGCCTCCTCTGGTTGCCATCCTTGATCTCCCTCTTCTCGATGACATCCACAATGGTCAGAATCTCTGTCAGGGTGATGTCAAGGCGTTCAAGGTCCTTCTCCTGATCTTTCTTCCAACTGAATTGCCCCTTTATGTAGGCCAAAGCGGTATCCTGCATCTCCCGTATGATTGGCGACAAGAACCACCCCGTAACAGTTAGTTCAGCACCCATTCTGAGAGGAGATATTATTCCTGCAAATTGCAAAATATTCGATTTCAGAGAAGAAAAGGAATTAACGAGAAAGAAATTAATGGAAAAAAATTGTGAAGAAAGAGAAGTTAAGAACCTGAGGCAAGATAAATGGTGATGAGCAGATGGCTGCAGATGGATGTGATCTTGTCTTTCAGCCAGAATTGGAAGAAGAAAGATGGTTGTGCTCAGTTGGTGTGGGGAGACGGGAGAAGAAAAGTCAACTTCCAATACTACTATAGCCCAAGAGTACACTGGACCACACTATTCTTTTGGAAGCTTGGATGCATGTGTATATTCCTTGGCTGGAGAACCTACACCAACAGATGATCATCCAACAGCTGGATATTTTCTAATGTCATGGTCCATAGAAAAAAAAATTATCTGCTCGGTTCAGGAAAGGGAAAGGTCTGAAAAGTCAATGATGTTTCTGTCCTTGCTACTCTCATCCTCCAATTGTGCCACAAACCAAGGTAATCTTATATGAAATGCTGACAAGTGGGTACAGTTAGATATTATAATAATCAAGGACATCATACATATAAACCAGGGACTGGTTCTTCCATGTTGACCATGTCCAGACAACCAAGCCAGAAAGGAACTCAACCTTTTATTTCTAAAGCTGCATGACAAGTATACAACCCCAATATGCAGCTCGGATACAGTAAAAACATCGCAATTATATTGTACCAAAGCATCTGTCCTGAAAAAAATCTAATGGCGCATAAAATGTTTGACTGCGTGTTTACTAAAACAACACATATTGCAAAAGGAAGAGTACGAAATAAATATGAGCTTGAAACAAGAAGTTATCGGCACACCGTACAGTGGGGATCAGACTGTAGCCTAGCCTGACAGACCCTGCGTCCCTCCTGAAGAGGGCAAGGAGAAGAATCTGAGGGCAGTGCCGTTTTCAGCACATAGAAAATGAGAGGAATGGACTCAGATGGCAAAATTCAAGCGAGCCATATAAATGCACCATGGACTTATCCTGTTGCTCCTCTCAGGATAAGTCCTTCCAAATTCTAATATTCCATATTTCCGCATAAGAACACTACATCTCACAATATCTTTCCTCGAAAGAGAAATGATAAACAATTAGTATTTCACGATCGAGCTTCGTACCATTTCCAGATTACCTTGTTAATTCATATTGTGATTATAACACACAAAGTTATAATTGTTTTGAGCACTGGAATCAAATATGCTAGACAAACTACAAATTCCAGGTCCATCGAGCAGACTACCAGATGATAAACGGCATGCTTACGATCTACTAATTGGCTTGTTCATGATGGAACTGCCATCTCATGGAATAGCAGCCTTGATGCTCTTGGCGTACTCTTCTATTCTTCTCAGCCCTTCTTCAGGAGAAGTGGCTTCGCCCAACTGTCTAACAATCGCACTGCCAATAATCACACCATCCGCTCCCCAGCCCGCGATCTGTATTACAAACAGAAAAACTATCGAAACTTGCAACAAAAGATAGACCAAACACTTGACAGGGAAGTTGTGAGAGCCTATATTCACCTGCTTCGCATGCTCTGGAGTTGATATGCCAAAGCCAACAGCCACAGGTTTGTCTGTAACCTGAAAACTCAAGGAAAAAGGCTGTTATATTAACTATAAGCATTCTTTAGAGCAGATTTCTATACACAAAACTATATGCTTGCTCCAGTTTACTGTTACCAATGAGAAGAGGGTTATAGTTTCGCAAACCTGCTTGATCTCCTGAAGAAGATGCTCAACGCGTAAGTTTACATTTGAGCGTGCACCTGTAACTCCGACAGCACTCACCTGCATAACGTATGAGCTAGTTACCAAATCGAGTGTTTAATTAAAAGATATCAGGGTTGATGTACAACATGAGGTGAACATAATAGATAAAGTGACCCTTCATGTTGCTTGCAGTTTGCAAACTTACAGTTGCCTTCCTTTAATACTTTTCTGCTCAAATTCCAGGGAAGTTATAAGCCCAAGATGACAAATTATATGGTGTGTTATTAATATGCAAACACATAGACTAGTTAATAAATATTCCACACAACTTGAACTATTACTAAGCAAGGGATAAAAGCAATAAATGTTGTTTGAATCTAGTGACAAACTTTGAGCAAATAGTAGGTGTCTTCTTGACACTCACAAGATAAACgaatccttctgaagcttttgtgattTCCTTCATcctctctgttggtgtggttggtgtTGTAAGTAGCACCTGCAGCCAAGTGAAAATATAAATCTAAACGAATAAACTCAAGAAAACTCTTTCAGTTAAAAGTCCATGATATATACACAAAATATTTCTACTGCGATACCATTCTAACCAGGTAGTGTAGGTAACAGGTCAGTCATGTTTAGCACTTCAATGCATGGATATGTCATGACCATACAGTTTTAACATATAAGATAAAAGTGTATCCAGGTGATATCAAGTAAACCTGAGCACCTACTGGCCCACCTAGTGCAGCCTGATCAACCTGCCCAGGCCTGAACTGGTCCCTTGGCCTGGTTTACCCCAAATTTTAGGCCGCAGCAGGCCAAATCCACAACAATCAGGGGTACCCATATTCAAGGATCTGAAACCAGATTGCACTGAATTTCTGAATGTGGCCTAGTCAAAATTGCCTCACCAGAAGGGTCTTTTGACCTGGTCTTACTTCTCATTCCATGGACCAGCCTTGTTAAGGTTCTAGATAATTCGATGTAACCATCGACATAGAACTGGCTGAAAATGCATAGGTCTAATCTCTAGTGAGAATCTATTTTAGGACCTAAAGATGATCGATGTAGGGCACCAATAACACAAATACAAGAAAAAATTCACACGAACATTACATGACAAGATGAGAGCAAGGACTCACCAGCTCTATGTTATGCATAGTGGCCTCGCTCCTCAACAATGTTGTCTCCTCCAAAGGAAGATCAGGTACGACAAGACCTGCAGCATAGCAAGCAAATCAAATTTGTCAGAAAAAAAAAGCTGATCAACAACAGCAACTACTAACAAGAGCATAAATGCAAAATAGATACATCACAATCAGCATATTAGTAGTAAGAAAAGATACCATGTACACCAGCTTGCTTAATCTTAGCCATGAAGTTCCGCACTCCACTCTTTAGAATCGGGTTGTAGTATGTGAAGAGAACTATTGGACAAGAGAGCTCTGGTATAACCTCCGTGAGCATCGCCAAGACAGAACCGAGCTTGGTGCCTTTCTTAAGCGCACGGGATGCTGCAGCCTGAAAATGAAATGGCTGTGAACCCAAAAACACTTGTAGCCCAATGACAAGTACTAGTAAAGCTGATAAGCATGAAGAAAAATCGGAACATGTACCTGAATGACAGGACCATCAGCTAATGGATCCGAGTAGGGCACACCAAGCTCGATCACGTCTGAGCCGCAGGAGTCTAGGATCCTCAGCGCCTTCGACGTGGTCGCCAAATCAGGGTCACCGGCGGTGATGAATGGGATGAATGCCGTCTGGAAATTTCCAGTGTTAGCCGAACACCCTAAAATGAAcacccctccccacccccaccacacacacacagagaataTGTGCAACTGCTAGTAGTGTTTTCCGCGAAAGGCGTGCCATGTGGAAAATTCATCGAGTACATGTAACGTAACCCCACAAATTTGCATTGGCCTGTTTGTAAGAAACATGGAGAAAGGCCACCATTGTGAATTTAATATCGATGAGAGGAATAGATTCAGGCTGTTGCAGGCTTGTACACCTGAATTAAATTTCCTGAACCCCTTGACGTATTCCCAAAAAAGAATCAGCATCGACAACCAAGCATCTATACTTAACTCGCTACACCGACGCAGAACCCCACCCCCACCCATACACGCACACGGACGGCACAATCAGGAATGTAACGCGCGGGTCGAAGgttgggttggggggggggggggggcatagagAGCACCTTGCCGCGCTCCCGGAGGCTGGAGAAGGTCTCCGCGACGCTGCGCTTGCCGTCGCCCATGGTCGCGGCCGGCGGCGAACGCCCTGGCTGCTGGCTGGCTCCGCGCGACGGCGTCCCCGCAGTGAGGTGGCGTGGACTTTTTCTTTGACTGGGCTGCGCGGCGGGCCAAGTCGTAACGAAGCCGATGGAAGAATAAAAAAGCAGAGAGATGGGGGGCCTCGTTTGCATTAGCAGGCCGGGCCATGCGACCGCGCTACAGGCCGTCCCGCAGCCCACAAGGTCGCCgcctcaaaaaaaaaagaagagaaactgTCCACACCTGGTAGCAGCTCTCGATCAAAATTTGTGTCAAAATAAAAAACATGCAGCTCTCTCGCGTTTCATTTGAGAACATGAACGTGATTTACCATCGTCGATGCATCTTTGTAAGACCAATGCAGAACATACAAGTACATGTCAATGGTTTTATTTTTCGTTTCATTGCCAATAAAATCAAGCTTATACACAAAGCATCtgtgatgagagagagagagagagagagagagagagagagagagagagcaatacTAGTATACTACACACACAAGTTTTTTTTCCGATAAGGATACACAAGTTTGTTATGTGATTAACGTAACGTTTTAGCTAGCGTTTTTTGGTTGTACACAGTAGGAAATTAAGGGAAG
This window of the Triticum aestivum cultivar Chinese Spring chromosome 5D, IWGSC CS RefSeq v2.1, whole genome shotgun sequence genome carries:
- the LOC123123210 gene encoding disease resistance protein RGA2 isoform X1; this encodes MGAELTVTGWFLSPIIREMQDTALAYIKGQFSWKKDQEKDLERLDITLTEILTIVDVIEKREIKDGNQRRLLSILKDAIYGAVDVLDGFQYMVLKSKVDSQSAVSRVTSTCIYLGKRLIGADEFRGKLADILEKLGVVKTTADTLLKVVNFDNATAKLLPVTRLRVTSPLKENHHIYGRRDELHKLRDMLFEISDSDAPRPSNAPVPGDSSIDIISVVGVGGVGKTSLARLAFEDEQIRMNFGLRMWVSVSDTYDEIRLTRDILESLTDANYHTVAEFDELQNALREKIAGKKFLLILDDVWYDEDRTKWENELLWSKVLSSLNTGLEGSKILVTTRADKACSILHARTPPLRLGGLDRDDYWLLFRNHAFGEKYPGQFPELREVGIQICRRLNGLPLAAKIIGRLLNADLDVSHWKKVLESDISDDVMKVLRLSYQHLPVQLKLCFSFCSLFPKDWRFEPQRLTEMWIAQGFVQREDSYDTDTNIEDVAKGYFNELVQRSFFERSLLDLPTEYVMHDLINDLARNVSKDEYVRVENDKQKEIPPNIRHLSISANLLGSMKKTELRNLRTLIVWKKTWSCLKLSLPDDVFKKSKSIRVLDLSGCCLDRLPTSVEVLKHLRYFAFRVPQRPWQTSLIRLYHLEVLVTRGHSCRESECANLPANMKRNLLKLRKAFLLNVGGATISGFGGQTLLHGHGEFDVRKESGYRLGELKEVKNISGQLKIRSLENVEHQQEAVNASLDCKEHIEYLELEWSIHARALTSDIDNDVLNALRPHPNLDRLKIIGYGGTRSPSWFEANWLTALSSLVLENCIGWVQLPPFGQLPLLKYLELRGMHAVRQIGQEFYGNGDIKGFPILEDMIFDGMLNWDGWSGIGDGSLFPCLERLLVSRCPKIREIPTFSATPRVEVKISPDSPPASCLIESLIATASRLIFLVSSYSFLSDLTTEQLNHVAELNLQNCTDSMPAGGFHRLSSLQVFRISNCSTLLSSVSTEAVDTYLLPPSLCHIEIAQSNVHCSLLPRYLQGLTCLSTLVLNSCHLMTSLSFASENPHLVALESITIKDCNELVSLDGFTNLGALRKLVVADCYNFCSLPSDLNIVGSLEKLVICGCPMMRFLPEDGLPASVQTILLSKCHPELDTQLQRKEGAEWNKIVHIPEKKLEVGLIDLLTIFPANSS
- the LOC123123210 gene encoding putative disease resistance protein RGA3 isoform X2 → MGAELTVTGWFLSPIIREMQDTALAYIKGQFSWKKDQEKDLERLDITLTEILTIVDVIEKREIKDGNQRRLLSILKDAIYGAVDVLDGFQYMVLKSKVDSQSAVSRVTSTCIYLGKRLIGADEFRGKLADILEKLGVVKTTADTLLKVVNFDNATAKLLPVTRLRVTSPLKENHHIYGRRDELHKLRDMLFEISDSDAPRPSNAPVPGDSSIDIISVVGVGGVGKTSLARLAFEDEQIRMNFGLRMWVSVSDTYDEIRLTRDILESLTDANYHTVAEFDELQNALREKIAGKKFLLILDDVWYDEDRTKWENELLWSKVLSSLNTGLEGSKILVTTRADKACSILHARTPPLRLGGLDRDDYWLLFRNHAFGEKYPGQFPELREVGIQICRRLNGLPLAAKIIGRLLNADLDVSHWKKVLESDISDDVMKVLRLSYQHLPVQLKLCFSFCSLFPKDWRFEPQRLTEMWIAQGFVQREDSYDTDTNIEDVAKGYFNELVQRSFFERSLLDLPTEYVMHDLINDLARNVSKDEYVRVENDKQKEIPPNIRHLSISANLLGSMKKTELRNLRTLIVWKKTWSCLKLSLPDDVFKKSKSIRVLDLSGCCLDRLPTSVEVLKHLRYFAFRVPQRPWQTSLIRLYHLEVLVTRGHSCRESECANLPANMKRNLLKLRKAFLLNVGGATISGFGGQTLLHGHGEFDVRKESGYRLGELKEVKNISGQLKIRSLENVEHQQEAVNASLDCKEHIEYLELEWSIHARALTSDIDNDVLNALRPHPNLDRLKIIGYGGTRSPSWFEANWLTALSSLVLENCIGWVQLPPFGQLPLLKYLELRGMHAVRQIGQEFYGNGDIKGFPILEDMIFDGMLNWDGWSGIGDGSLFPCLERLLVSRCPKIREIPTFSATPRVEVKISPDSPPASCLIESLIATASRLIFLVSSYSFLSDLTTEQLNHVAELNLQNCTDSMPAGGFHRLSSLQVFRISNCSTLLSSLTTKVFARPNLSLDVGAQ
- the LOC123123212 gene encoding tryptophan synthase alpha chain, with the protein product MGDGKRSVAETFSSLRERGKTAFIPFITAGDPDLATTSKALRILDSCGSDVIELGVPYSDPLADGPVIQAAASRALKKGTKLGSVLAMLTEVIPELSCPIVLFTYYNPILKSGVRNFMAKIKQAGVHGLVVPDLPLEETTLLRSEATMHNIELVLLTTPTTPTERMKEITKASEGFVYLVSAVGVTGARSNVNLRVEHLLQEIKQVTDKPVAVGFGISTPEHAKQIAGWGADGVIIGSAIVRQLGEATSPEEGLRRIEEYAKSIKAAIP